The following DNA comes from Bacteroidetes bacterium SB0662_bin_6.
GCCATTATTCCAGCGGCTACTCTGGCGCAGTCGAACGAAGCCAACCCTGATACCTCGACGGATGCTACCCATTTCGCTCAGCCAGCTATAAATGACAGAATTCAACAAGGAGTGCTCAGCTAGGACGACTCCGCCGAAGATCTTTCAGATCCGACCACCATTGAAGCCGAAATAGAGCGGCAATTCAATGAACTCCGCCGAGAGCAACTTGATGATTGGGCTACTACCATAACGTGGTGGCTGGAGGCGGTAGCAATCTTCCTTACGTTCTTCGGTGTGTTCGCTGTCCTTGCTGGTTTTTTCGGGTTTCGAAGGTTCGAAGCGATCAGGAGTGAGGCGAAAGAGAGTGCGAACGAGGTAAAGAGTTTGCTCGAAGAAATCAAACAGAATCGAGATGAATCTCGGGAGCTTCTTCAGGAGATGGCAGCGGAGTCTGATCCCGAAGAACCGGAGCAAGCAAGACAAAAAACTGGGGACGTGAGCAACGACCCGGGTGCAACCCCGATGGAAAAGGAGATAGCTGAAGCCACATCTCTCCAGGAGCAGGAGAAGACAAAAGACGCCATCAGGAAATGGCTAGCTATCGCCGAAAGCGCGGAGGGAACGGACAACAGCCTAGCTGCTAGAGCGTGGTTTTCCTACGGCTATCTGCAGGCAGATGAGAACTTGGAAGAAAAGATGCGCGCGTACGACAAGGCCATTATTCTGCAACCTGACAGTGCAGGAGCCTACAATAATCGGGGCATCGTCAAGGCCAAGTTAGGGCGCCTTGTAGAAGCCATTGCTGACTATGACGAGGCTATTCGCCTGCGAATGCCCAACGCTCGTGCCTACCACAATAGGGGCCTCGCCAAGGCTAGATTGAGGCGATTCGACGAAGCCATTACCGACTATGATGAGGCTATTCGCTTGCAAACAGACTACGCTCGAGCGTACTACAGTAGAGGCAACTCGAAGCGCGCGTTGGGGCGACTAGCCGAAGCACGAAAGGATTATGAGAGCGCGCTGACGCTCGCGCGAGAAGAAAATGACACATACCGTGCTTCCAGAATAAAGGAGCTATTGCACCAACTCGATACCGAAGATGGCAATTGAGTTTTGTTAAGGTTTATCGTGGTTACGAGTTAAGGATCAGAGTGAGGTTAGCCGCTAATCGATGTAATAACACAGGAGTCAACTTCGGGGAAACGTCAGCATGCAAGGTAATTGCAATCCCGAGCTAGGCTCAGGAAATGGGAAAAATTTGGTCCGCGTTGACATAACTCGCGTCAAATGGTATTGCAATTGGTACCATTCGCAATCTATTATTATCCCAAGCAAATCTGTTTGATTCCACATGGCTAGAACCGTACAAATGCAAGTTCGGCTGGAACCCGAACTGAAGGCGCGATCCGAAGAGGTGCTTTCCCAACTCGGGCTGAAACCCACCGAATTTATTCGCATGTCCTTGCGACAACTCGTGATGCGCAAGGGCTTGCCCTTTGACGCGCGAATCCCGAATGCTGAAACGATAGACGCACTGGAGGAACCTGCGGAGAAACTGAAACGATTCCCGTCCGCGCGCGCGGTCTTCTCTCACCTTGAAACGGCCAGCGATGCCGATCAAGAGGACCGATGAGGGAGATTGCCTACACGAAGAGATTTCGCCAAGACTACAAAAGAATCAAGAAACGAGGCTGGGACGTCCAACGGCTTGAAGCAGCCGTTGATACCTTGGCGAGAGGCCGGCCACTACCACCCAACGCCCGACCCCACAAGTTGTCAGGCAACTTCAACGACGCCTGGGATATTCACTTGGCCGGAGACTGGATACTGATTTACGAGATCACCGAAGACCTTCTGATACTCCGCCGAACCGGAACACACTCCGACCTCTTTCAAAACTAATGGAGTTGCGGTCATGATGAGGGTGCCCTCATTGCACCTGGCTCGGTTCTGGGCAACAGTCGGGGAACGGTCAATAGCAAGTTCTCAATCCATAGTGTTGAATTTGGTGGCATAGGCAATGGAGCGAACGAAAACACATCGAGGAATCGAGGGGGCCCGGTACGAGCCCGAGATACATGAGGTTGCGGAACTCGTAGGCATCTCATTAAACGTGGCCGAGAAAGGCGAGATGGTTAACGTGCTCCAAAGCGCGTTCTTTTCGTCCTACGATGATGATCACCGGCGTTATTTCGAGCAGATCCTTGGGCAGTTCTCCAGCTTGGGAGGCAGCATGCCCAATGATTTGCTCATAGTAATCCGAAACAAGAAGGCCCAGGTACACACCTCGTTTCCCGTTACGGTGAGCATACGTTCCAAGGGCACGATTCAGCAGGGAAGAGCAGTGTTCAAGGAACAGATTCTGGACATTGAGGAGGTCAGGTTTCGGGACGATTTCTTTGAAGCAGATATTCAGGATGGAGACAAGATTGTCTGGTTGTTTCGGGTCGACTGGAGTTTTGGGCTGTATTTCGACTTGTCCGGAAAGTTGTCGACACGTGAACTATGGAAGACTCTGGGGCAGTGTTTTCGGACCATGCACTTCCACGAGGTGTATGCGTTTTTTGTTGACCCCGCGAATCCAGAGCGGCTTATAGACCGGGGCTGGTTTCCGTTCATCCAGTTCTCTACAGACGAATTTCGTCAGCTTCGTCATGGGATCAGTGAACCGTCGGAACTGAATGCTGTGGAGGCGCATATTGTTCAGGCGTTCAGTGCCGACCGTATAGATGAGATTTCTGAGGGTTGGTGGAACAATCCTGCGTTCCGGGACAAGAAAGAAATAATTGCAGCAGGGCTAAACGCCTACAAGGAGGGCAGCGCTGAACAGGCTATCAACTGCATTAAGAATCTCGTAAGTGAGGCGGAAGGCATCATTCGGCTGCACTTCCATCAGAACATGGGCAGGAGGCCAACGACGAGGGAACTCATGGTGTACGTGTCGGAACGTGGCAGGAAGGCGTTTCCAAGTTCTGGCAGCCTAGCGTTCCCAGATCTCTTTTTCGAATACTTGGAAAATTACCTTTTTCGGGGTTTTGATCTCACAGCCGGGTCGGTCGAGATCTCGCGTCATTCGGTTGCGCATGGAGTTGCTGCGCCTAACCATTACACGAGGACAGGGGCGCTACAAGTGATCCTGGCCCTTGACCAGATACACCACTACATCATGAGTGGTTCAAATCAAGCATTGGACTAATGACTAGCAACGCGCCCCGTTCACGCAGAAGCTGAATTAACCTGTTTTCGCTCGTGCCAATTGGACTAACGTATCAGGGAATCCAACCCTGGTAATTTTTTGGCCTGCGTAACCCACCTGCATCAATTGCATTTCGCTCCAGTGGCCGGTTGCCCAGGTGTTTTCATCAGCACCAGGTCGACGAACGTATCCAGTATTGAAACTTATTGACACGGGGCCGTGCATGATCGGCGCAGTGATTGTGTGCTTCCTGCCATCTCGACTTTGGGCGAAGAGTACTTCTTCGATCGCGCCTCGAGGGGATTCAGGTCTTGCATCGTCAAAGATCGGGGGCTGAATTAGAAGAGTCGGCTCCCTGGGATATGCTTCGCCCATACCTTTCAGCACACCATCGGAGTACATGACGCGAACTTCTTTCCAATTTCGTCGAAATCCCCCATACAACTTTTTTTCCAGCCATGATTCGAAAGTTTTGGAGAACAGATAACCTGCCAGACCACTTGAAAACAAAATTTGTGCAGCCTCGGCAATTGCACTAACAACGTCTCGATCGGCAGTTGTTAGCTTGATCATGACGAATGGCACTTGCACAAATAAGATAGCCAGAAGTACCAAAACGATTCGATGCTTCCAAACGTAGTTTTTCATATTTGAGTTCCTGCTCTCGCAGTGCGAATGTTTAGGGTGTTCATACTTGATGAGTAGCAGTATGAACAAAGAAGCTGCGGAATTTCGGCTTGAAATGGCGCACAGCGCATTGCGAGAGTGCGAAGCGCATGTGCGCAAAACTTTCCGGGATTGGCTAACAGCTGAGGCTGTAAGGGGAAAACTATAAGTTGCACAATCAACTCCGAGCGCGTCACGGGCATGGCTACAGGAGCAAGTTGAAAGAAGATTGGGAATTGGCTCTCAAGGAGCGTGACAAGTGCCGGATGCAAGTTGATCAAGAACAAGCCGATTACGACAGGTTCAAGAAAGCCCAAAAGGCGGAACAGTCAGTGTGAAATTAAGCCAATAGCGCCCGATTTGCGTCTACGCTGAAACCGGCGGCCTTCAATTCTCGTAAGAGCCGTATTTTCCAGCCGTCCTCGTTATCTAGAGGAACATAGAGGATGCCATCGCAGTCTGAGGGTCTTTCAACATCCCTTATCGATAATGCACAGACTCTCTCCCTGCCTAATTTCCCTATGAAATATCCAAACTCGAAAACGACGTTCTGTCGTGCGCGAGGCTTTAGGTCGCGATGCTTCTCCTTGAGCGCACCCATGTCGTCCGGAGTTAGCAGGACGACCGCAAAGGTGACATCTGCGTAGTCTTCGAACTTCTCGATAATTGTGCGTCCTTCATTCGGTTGTTCGTGCAAGATTACTGGTTCGAGCTTCAGTTTCTCGAGGAATCGTGCGACCGTTTCCTGAGCTGAATTGTCGTGGCCATGGATTACGAAGACCTTGTTCGCATTCTTCTGAACCTCGACATGAGAATCGGAGGTTCTTAATGATTCTTCGTCGTCTTCCCAGTATTCCCCGATCTCATCTATCATGGATTCGAGTACAGACGCAGCTGAGTCCAAGCCCCTCCGATATGCGGCTTCGAACTCCGAATCAGGGGTGCCGGTCGAAAATGCCATCAGCGAATAGCTGACGTTGTTGAAGTCCGCAACGTGGCTTGACTTGCTGCCGAACGTATTAGCAATAGCCACTCGTGCATTCCTCCGCCATTTATTGAACTCAGGCGATCGGCGCCGAAGCCTCTTCAATTCAGGTACTTCATCCAGTACTTTCCGCAGGCGTTGTATGGACTTGGATTTTTTTGGACTCACCATTACCTCAATTCCATGACATTTGAACCCTGGATTCCCCTGCCATACACGATCCTCAGAATGGTCTTATTAATGGCCACGGGTGTTTTCGCTGTATTTCCTCCCGTGGGATATATGCTGGCGCCAATGATAATCGGTCGACCCGCCACCGCAGAATTTCCATGCTTTCCGAAAGTTTCGCCACACGGATCTGTTACTGGAAATACTTGATCACGTCCAACAAATTTACTTGTTGCTCTTGTGCTCGTTCTGAATCGATACCGCCCCTTCGTCGATTCCTCTTCACCAAAGTCGAGTAGTCGTAGGCATTGCTCAATTCCCGAAGGCAATATGATCATCGCTTTCGGTGTCGTCTGCCCGTCACGTTAGCCGCGAGTGGCGTTCGCATCTTTTCATAGAGCGTGAACAGATGCTCGACGCGCTCGCGCTCGGACGCGAAGCTGGAGCGGCGATAGAGTTGGTCAACCACACGATCGAGCGCCTGATGTGCCTTGCGTAGGTTCGGCGGCATCAGGTCGGGGTCATATAGGTTTGCAAGGGTGGACGTGTGCCATTCGGAGCGGGCGTCGAGGACCGCCTGCGCGAGAGACTCGATCTTTGAAAAGTCAAGTTCACGTTCACGGTTGGTAAAGTCAGGCGGGGTAGGGAAAGTGTTGTAAACAAGGCCGATGGAATAGCGGTACCGGCTCTCCAATCGGCCGCCGACATGGCGCAGCCACGCCATATGCATGGAAGATGTCAGCAGCGCGAAATCCGCCAGAGTGGCGTTTTCGAGAACGCGCACGAGATTGCTTGGAATCACGGGCGGCGCAAGCCAGCCAATAGGCACGTATTCCCGACGTTCGGAACTGACTTCGGGAATTACCAGGAACGACTCCCTAGGAAGAACGTCCACGTGATAGAGCGTCGGCGTTTCGGCTAGCTTGATCGTGGGTTTGCTCTTACTGGCTTGCCTGTAGGCGCGAACGGCTGCAATCCGTTCACGCACAAGCGGCAATTCGGCAAGAATGTGCGGAGGCGCGTCGTGCAGCGCGAGAATCCAGCGTTCCCCGCCTTGCAAGTACTCACGTGCCCCTACGAACGGGCGTAAAAGAGGGGCGGCGTCTGGCTCTTTCTGAAGAAATGTCTCTCTTTCTTCCGAGTTGAATATGTAATGGCCGCCGTCAATAGGTTTGGAGCCGATAATCAGTTTCTGCATACCGTTTATCGGCCGGCTCTCCCCGCGCACGGTCAGATGTGAATCGATCAACCCGGCGGCATCGAAGAGATAAGGCGATAGAACTGCGTGTCGTGATTCCTCCGGCTCGCCATTGATGTCCGTATAGCTGAACAAGCGTTTCTCCGCGCCCGCCCGATCGCGCTGGTCGACGCCCAGAATGGCCACATGAACATGCGCTTTGCCGCGTGCGTCCGACCCCCAGGCGAACGTTCGATGGGCGAAAGCGATTTCGAGTTTGAGGCGGTCGAGCAGGATAGGCCAGAGTTGCGCTACCTGCTCGCCCTGTGTGATCGAGTTGGTGGCGACGAAACCGATTCGGGCGGAGCCCTCCTGCACGTAGTCGCCTGCCTTGATGAACCAGGCGGTGACGTAGTCGAGCGTGCCGCCGCTCTTGCCCAGGGCTGCGATTCGGCGCACCTGCGCGCGTTGCTCCGCCGTCTGAAATTTCGCGCCAATAAAGGGAGGATTGCCGAACACGAACGAGCACTTTTCGGGTGGAAGGACTTCTTGCCAATCCACCTCCAGTGCGTCGCCGTGCATGATGTGCGGCGAGCTCTCTAGCGGGATACGCACATAGGTCTGGCCAAACTCCAGGCTTAGCCGGTTGTTCATGATGTGGTCCATCATCCACATTGCGGTTTCGGCAATGCGGGCGGGAAACTCTCCGAGCTCGATGCCATAGAACTGATCCACATCTACCAGCGACAGCTCTTCCGCCAGAGCGTCCAATTGCCGATTCGGGTGGATTTCCTTGAGGACTTCGATTTCAAGCTGACGCAGTTCGCGGTAGGCGATGATGAGGAAGTTGCCACAGCCGCAGGCGGGGTCGAAGAATCGCATGCTACCCAGCTTTTCCTGAAAACGCCGAAGGTCGGTGCGGCGGCGGCTGTCCTTGCGGGACTTGAGGTGCTTGAATTCGGCCCGCAGGTCGTCCATGAACAGTGGTTCGATCACCTTGAGGATGTTCTTCTCGGTGGTGTAGTGCGCACCCTGGGCGCGGCGTTGCTCGGGCTCCATGACGGACTGGAACAGCGCCCCGAATATGGCGGGCGAAATGTTCGACCAGTCGAAGCGGCACACGTCCAGCAGCGCTTCACGCATGGAAGCATTGAAAGACGGAGTGCGCAAGTGTTCGCGGAACAGGTCGCCGTTGACATAGGGGAAACGCGCCAGATCCTCGTCAAGTAGCGGGCTGCGCTCTTCTTCGGGCGAATTCAGGACCTCGAACACTTGCCGCAGCCACGGTCCCAGGTCGGCGCCGTCCTCGCTGGTGCGGGTTTCGATGAACTCAAGGAAGATGTCGCGCGGCTCGAAGATGCCGGTGTCGTCGGCGAACAGGCAGAACACGATGCG
Coding sequences within:
- a CDS encoding tetratricopeptide repeat protein, whose translation is MFAVLAGFFGFRRFEAIRSEAKESANEVKSLLEEIKQNRDESRELLQEMAAESDPEEPEQARQKTGDVSNDPGATPMEKEIAEATSLQEQEKTKDAIRKWLAIAESAEGTDNSLAARAWFSYGYLQADENLEEKMRAYDKAIILQPDSAGAYNNRGIVKAKLGRLVEAIADYDEAIRLRMPNARAYHNRGLAKARLRRFDEAITDYDEAIRLQTDYARAYYSRGNSKRALGRLAEARKDYESALTLAREENDTYRASRIKELLHQLDTEDGN
- a CDS encoding type II toxin-antitoxin system RelB/DinJ family antitoxin; translation: MARTVQMQVRLEPELKARSEEVLSQLGLKPTEFIRMSLRQLVMRKGLPFDARIPNAETIDALEEPAEKLKRFPSARAVFSHLETASDADQEDR
- a CDS encoding type II toxin-antitoxin system YafQ family toxin is translated as MREIAYTKRFRQDYKRIKKRGWDVQRLEAAVDTLARGRPLPPNARPHKLSGNFNDAWDIHLAGDWILIYEITEDLLILRRTGTHSDLFQN